A region of Moorena producens PAL-8-15-08-1 DNA encodes the following proteins:
- a CDS encoding glutathione S-transferase family protein: protein MTRAAETKKKGKSLPPTLIIRLGKFVWTTLWQMMMSKLAPRNNSGEYIRPKSEFRNFIGTEAENAYQPEAGRYCLYVGLGCPWAHRTLVVRALKGLQDAIPVFIASPSSNQGIWVFNEQQEGCDTLPELYDLAQTGYNGRCTVPVLWDKHSKTIVNNESAEIIVMLNSQFNEFATNPTLDLYPEELKETIDGWNETIYHTVNNGVYRCGFAQTQEAYEKACDQLFTTLDKIDRALETSRYLCGDRVTLADVRLFTTLFRFDVVYYGLFKCNRFRIQDYDNLGPYLRDLYQLPGVADTCSLEDVKRDYYGNLFPLNPGGIIPSGPDLASLLKPHGRE from the coding sequence ATGACCAGAGCTGCTGAAACTAAGAAAAAAGGCAAGTCACTCCCGCCAACACTGATCATCAGGTTGGGAAAGTTTGTCTGGACAACTCTCTGGCAAATGATGATGTCGAAGCTGGCTCCACGGAATAATTCTGGAGAGTACATTCGCCCGAAGAGCGAGTTTAGGAATTTTATCGGGACAGAAGCAGAGAATGCTTACCAACCGGAAGCAGGACGCTACTGTCTTTATGTAGGACTTGGTTGTCCTTGGGCGCACCGCACTCTTGTGGTCAGGGCACTGAAGGGACTCCAAGACGCAATACCGGTTTTCATTGCCTCTCCTTCTTCAAATCAGGGGATTTGGGTATTTAATGAGCAGCAGGAAGGCTGCGACACGCTTCCTGAGCTTTACGACCTGGCACAAACAGGCTACAACGGTCGTTGCACAGTTCCAGTGCTGTGGGATAAACATAGCAAAACCATTGTCAACAATGAGAGTGCAGAAATTATCGTAATGCTGAACTCACAGTTCAATGAGTTCGCTACTAATCCTACCCTAGACCTTTATCCAGAGGAACTAAAGGAAACCATTGATGGGTGGAATGAGACTATCTACCACACGGTGAATAATGGGGTCTATCGTTGCGGTTTTGCCCAGACCCAAGAAGCTTATGAGAAAGCTTGCGATCAGCTATTCACAACCTTAGATAAGATTGATCGAGCCCTGGAGACCAGTAGATACCTGTGTGGGGATAGGGTAACCCTGGCAGATGTGCGTCTATTTACCACTCTGTTCCGTTTTGATGTGGTCTATTATGGTTTGTTCAAGTGCAACCGTTTCAGAATTCAGGACTACGATAACTTAGGTCCCTACCTGCGTGACTTGTATCAGCTTCCCGGAGTTGCTGATACCTGTAGCTTAGAGGATGTCAAGCGGGATTACTACGGAAATCTGTTCCCCCTCAATCCAGGTGGAATTATTCCCAGTGGCCCTGATCTGGCTAGCCTGCTTAAACCTCATGGTAGGGAATAG
- a CDS encoding REP-associated tyrosine transposase yields MPEYRRAYVPGGTFFLTLVTYDRTPLFSEPETIAYLRAALAKTRTERPFEITGAVVLPDHLHFLWTLPPGDTAYSYRVSRFKVLFTRSLRGKKFKPQNVSASRRKHRESNVWQRRFWEHVIRDESDFQQALDYIHYNPVKHGLVSCPHRWEYSSFTRWVQRGQYQIDWGCSCRGRQPLVPDFSEIGAKVGE; encoded by the coding sequence ATGCCCGAATATCGTCGAGCCTATGTCCCAGGTGGAACCTTTTTTCTGACTCTGGTAACCTACGACCGCACCCCTCTGTTTTCCGAACCGGAAACTATTGCTTATTTGCGTGCTGCACTTGCTAAAACTCGCACTGAGAGACCTTTTGAAATTACTGGTGCAGTTGTTTTACCTGACCATCTTCATTTTTTGTGGACTCTACCGCCAGGGGATACAGCTTATTCCTATCGGGTTTCTCGGTTTAAGGTGTTGTTTACGCGATCGCTACGGGGTAAAAAATTCAAGCCACAGAATGTATCGGCATCCCGTCGTAAACACAGAGAAAGTAATGTTTGGCAGCGCCGATTTTGGGAGCATGTGATTCGAGATGAATCTGACTTCCAACAGGCTTTAGATTATATTCATTACAATCCGGTTAAGCATGGGTTGGTATCTTGTCCTCATCGGTGGGAGTATTCGAGTTTCACCAGATGGGTTCAAAGAGGTCAGTATCAGATCGATTGGGGTTGTTCTTGCCGGGGCAGACAACCATTAGTTCCAGATTTTTCGGAAATTGGAGCCAAGGTTGGTGAGTGA
- a CDS encoding type II toxin-antitoxin system HicB family antitoxin, giving the protein MQSNAHPTIIYSLFSLPCSLFPVPCSLKFKNCVPHSYIAIINKPSKESFMNAEFTAIIEAATEGGYWAICPEIPGANGQGETVEEAKESLKNAIKLIFEDRLADIRRGLPKEAIEDKISISIP; this is encoded by the coding sequence TTGCAGAGCAATGCCCACCCTACGATTATCTATTCCCTCTTCTCTCTTCCCTGTTCCCTGTTCCCTGTTCCCTGTTCCCTAAAATTCAAAAATTGTGTACCTCATAGCTATATTGCTATAATTAATAAACCATCTAAGGAGAGTTTTATGAACGCAGAATTTACCGCTATCATTGAGGCAGCAACCGAAGGAGGATATTGGGCAATTTGTCCTGAAATTCCTGGTGCAAATGGTCAAGGAGAAACCGTTGAAGAAGCCAAAGAAAGCTTGAAAAATGCCATTAAACTGATTTTTGAAGATCGTTTAGCTGATATTCGTCGAGGACTACCCAAAGAAGCGATCGAGGATAAAATTTCGATTTCCATTCCATGA
- a CDS encoding type II toxin-antitoxin system HicA family toxin — translation MKRKELEKKLRKAGCYLKREGASHSLWINPKTGVIEAVPRHTEIKEFLAHKILKNLNAQ, via the coding sequence ATGAAACGTAAAGAATTAGAAAAAAAGTTACGGAAGGCGGGTTGCTATCTTAAGCGAGAAGGAGCTTCTCATTCTCTTTGGATTAATCCTAAAACTGGAGTTATTGAAGCTGTACCACGACATACAGAAATCAAAGAATTTTTGGCACACAAAATCCTCAAAAACTTAAATGCCCAATAG
- a CDS encoding nucleotidyltransferase family protein produces the protein MTESPVLPINLPKEEIEQFCQRHYIRKLYLFGSVLRDDFTPESDVDFLVEFEPGKTPGFFRLASMEIELSEMVEGRKIDLRTPNELSIYFRDRVMAEAMVQYDSNRTIGHLSF, from the coding sequence ATGACTGAAAGCCCGGTGTTACCAATTAATCTTCCCAAGGAAGAAATAGAGCAATTTTGCCAGCGTCATTATATTCGCAAATTGTATTTATTTGGTTCAGTGTTGAGGGATGATTTTACACCGGAGAGTGATGTGGATTTTTTAGTAGAATTTGAACCAGGAAAAACCCCTGGTTTTTTTAGGTTAGCCAGTATGGAAATAGAACTTTCCGAAATGGTAGAAGGGAGAAAGATTGATTTAAGAACTCCTAATGAATTAAGTATTTATTTTCGAGACAGAGTCATGGCTGAGGCGATGGTGCAGTATGACAGCAATCGCACTATTGGGCATTTAAGTTTTTGA